The proteins below come from a single Faecalibaculum rodentium genomic window:
- a CDS encoding L-threonylcarbamoyladenylate synthase produces the protein MNRYKENETTLVAAALQNGALLAFPTDTVYGLGTLYGSLDRLERLKHAKHRPETKPVPFMTDSLEKLSRLAQVTESAARLAQAFLPGALTLVLKRSPEVDPAYTNGMETIAVRIPDAPALLAVMKQLDAPLLVTSANQSGQPAALTAAEAAHALPDIDGVMDGSCAGGVASTIVDCTCSPVRILRQGPVSEETIRQVLEETV, from the coding sequence ATGAACAGATACAAAGAAAACGAAACCACCCTTGTGGCCGCGGCCCTGCAGAACGGGGCACTTCTCGCCTTCCCCACGGATACGGTCTATGGACTGGGCACACTGTACGGCTCTCTGGACCGTCTGGAGCGTCTCAAGCATGCCAAACACAGACCGGAAACCAAGCCTGTTCCCTTCATGACCGATTCCCTGGAGAAACTGTCCCGGCTGGCACAAGTCACGGAATCCGCCGCCCGCCTGGCACAGGCCTTCCTCCCCGGAGCCCTGACCCTGGTGCTGAAGCGCAGCCCGGAGGTGGATCCCGCCTACACCAACGGCATGGAGACCATCGCCGTCCGGATCCCAGATGCCCCGGCCCTGCTGGCTGTCATGAAACAGCTGGATGCCCCGCTGCTGGTCACCAGCGCCAACCAGTCCGGCCAGCCCGCAGCCCTCACTGCAGCAGAAGCCGCCCACGCACTGCCGGATATCGATGGCGTGATGGACGGCAGCTGTGCCGGGGGTGTGGCCAGCACCATCGTGGACTGCACCTGTTCGCCGGTCCGGATCCTGCGGCAGGGACCGGTGTCAGAAGAAACCATCCGCCAGGTCCTGGAAGAGACAGTCTGA
- a CDS encoding PolC-type DNA polymerase III produces the protein MGKGKELFTPLDSYIMLDLETTGLRPHQAKILEIGMIKVVDRKAVATFQALVNPGCIIDPFITRLTGITPDMAAGADSLEQVMPWAVEFMEDLPVLAYNAGFDLAFLKDLHPAWQDVLAVARGMWPEEKSHSLKAMSRLLKVRRGTHRALDDCIAAMDVYECAKSLIRRQDLDFAKVYRAGKRKRAKIKA, from the coding sequence ATGGGTAAAGGAAAAGAACTGTTTACACCCTTGGATTCCTACATCATGCTGGACCTGGAAACCACCGGACTTCGCCCGCACCAGGCAAAGATCCTGGAAATCGGGATGATCAAGGTCGTGGACCGGAAAGCCGTGGCCACGTTTCAGGCACTGGTCAATCCCGGCTGCATCATTGATCCGTTCATCACGCGTCTGACCGGGATCACACCCGACATGGCCGCGGGGGCTGACTCGCTGGAGCAGGTCATGCCCTGGGCGGTGGAGTTCATGGAGGACCTGCCGGTGCTTGCCTACAATGCCGGGTTTGACCTGGCATTCCTGAAGGATCTCCATCCGGCGTGGCAGGATGTCCTGGCTGTGGCCAGGGGTATGTGGCCGGAAGAAAAAAGCCACTCTCTGAAAGCCATGTCCCGGCTTCTGAAAGTCCGCCGGGGAACGCACCGCGCCCTGGACGACTGCATTGCGGCCATGGATGTCTATGAATGCGCCAAATCCCTGATCCGGCGGCAGGATCTGGACTTTGCGAAGGTCTACCGTGCAGGAAAGCGAAAACGCGCTAAAATAAAGGCATGA
- a CDS encoding DUF1622 domain-containing protein, whose translation MHIEEITEAFKEVVSHVAEISVNFMELLSICIIVFTTFVAFFKLLRHEKSARVYLLHGQSIGLTFKLGSEILRTITVRNMDEIMQIAMLILIKAAMTWLIHWELTDTDEEPDEPSSHAAHAHLEGVFGHARPNTTIIIEAGQNAHVETARPDDVDVQHRQRN comes from the coding sequence ATGCATATCGAGGAGATCACCGAGGCCTTCAAGGAAGTTGTCTCGCATGTGGCGGAAATATCTGTCAATTTCATGGAACTTCTGTCCATCTGCATCATTGTGTTCACGACCTTCGTCGCGTTCTTCAAGCTGCTGCGTCATGAGAAAAGTGCCAGGGTCTATCTGCTGCACGGGCAGTCCATTGGCCTGACATTCAAGCTGGGCAGTGAGATCCTGCGCACGATCACCGTACGGAACATGGATGAAATCATGCAGATCGCCATGCTGATCCTGATCAAGGCAGCCATGACCTGGCTGATACACTGGGAGCTGACCGATACGGATGAAGAGCCGGATGAGCCGTCGTCCCATGCTGCCCACGCACATCTTGAAGGTGTGTTCGGACATGCCAGGCCGAACACGACCATCATCATCGAGGCAGGGCAGAATGCCCATGTGGAAACGGCCCGTCCCGATGACGTGGATGTCCAGCATCGACAGCGAAACTGA
- a CDS encoding VanZ family protein — MKILKWIIRLLLAGAVCIMALMAGLAIFTFSAETGEVSGQRSGQLTEWIRDNVQEHIESSPEGRQLAEKVKGFVVRHSPWGDDWNQNIRKLAHFSEYFLMATLIYLILTILRVPWWLKAILVIMACGGLACLDELHQSDVAGRVMSKKDVLIDTSGAVFATLTYGILGRFWKWLGS; from the coding sequence ATGAAAATTCTGAAGTGGATCATCCGGCTTCTGTTAGCCGGTGCTGTATGCATCATGGCCCTGATGGCAGGGCTGGCAATATTCACCTTCTCCGCCGAAACCGGCGAAGTCTCCGGACAGCGCAGCGGTCAGCTGACCGAGTGGATCCGCGACAACGTGCAGGAACACATCGAATCCTCTCCCGAAGGCAGACAGCTGGCGGAAAAAGTCAAGGGCTTCGTGGTCCGGCACTCTCCCTGGGGGGACGACTGGAACCAGAACATCCGGAAACTGGCTCATTTCTCGGAGTACTTCCTGATGGCCACGCTCATTTACCTGATCCTGACGATTCTCAGGGTTCCCTGGTGGCTCAAGGCAATCCTGGTCATCATGGCCTGCGGCGGTCTCGCCTGTCTGGATGAACTGCATCAGTCGGATGTCGCAGGCCGCGTCATGTCAAAAAAGGACGTGCTGATCGACACATCCGGGGCGGTGTTTGCCACCCTGACCTATGGCATACTCGGCCGGTTCTGGAAGTGGCTTGGCAGCTGA
- a CDS encoding sodium-translocating pyrophosphatase produces MTTNISMEVILCIVIAIAVLALLYAFNLFQAVRRENAGTKRMRALSSYIHEGAMAFLTREYRVVLIFGLIVIMLLAGLGFIPSLRGIDGVGINGAICFLFGTLFSGLAGFVGMQAATNANAKVAQAAREGGMPSALHVAFNGGSVLGISVVGFGLLGLASLFLIFTFVLGDPRQAVPVVAGYSLGCSFIALFARVGGGIYTKAADVGADLVGKVEAGIPEDDPRNPAVIADNVGDNVGDIAGMGSDLCESYVGAIVSSISLGLTVTLSGVDYSIQAAIFPFAVAGVGIIAAILAQLFVRMKRWEQPQKALNIATYVATGIVVVSGFVLSTMFFGDFKPFLCITTGLIVGILLGQIAEYYTSDSYPKVKEIASESQTGHATNIIAGFSTGMESTLLTVLVLVIGIVLSYMFFGMYGIGLGAVGMLSTCGITVSVDAYGPIADNAGGIAEMSHLDPHVREITDHLDSVGNTTAAIGKGFCIGSAAFTALAMIVAFANAASLESISLLQPGVLVAVLFGAMLPYFFTALTIRSVGKAANHMINEVRRQFKEDPGILEGTTKPDYAGCVDISTRAALKEMIVPGCIAIVSPIAVGILLGCQGLGGMLMGALVSAIMLAVFMANSGGAWDNAKKFIESGQFGGKGSDAHKAAVTGDTVGDPFKDTAGPAMDILIKLMSVISLMLAPVLVQMTPILNFLFQ; encoded by the coding sequence ATGACAACCAACATTTCCATGGAGGTCATCTTGTGCATTGTCATTGCCATTGCGGTACTGGCCCTGCTCTATGCCTTCAACCTGTTCCAGGCAGTCCGCCGGGAAAATGCCGGAACCAAGCGGATGAGAGCCCTGAGTTCCTACATTCATGAAGGAGCCATGGCATTCCTGACCCGCGAATACCGTGTGGTCCTGATTTTCGGCCTGATCGTCATCATGCTGCTGGCGGGACTCGGATTCATTCCCAGCCTGCGCGGCATTGACGGCGTGGGCATCAATGGCGCCATCTGCTTCCTGTTTGGCACGCTGTTCTCCGGCCTGGCCGGTTTTGTCGGCATGCAGGCAGCCACCAACGCCAATGCCAAAGTGGCCCAGGCAGCCCGGGAAGGCGGCATGCCCAGCGCCCTGCACGTGGCATTCAACGGCGGGTCCGTCCTGGGCATTTCCGTTGTCGGCTTCGGCCTGCTGGGACTGGCCAGCCTGTTCCTGATCTTCACCTTCGTTCTGGGTGATCCCCGGCAGGCTGTGCCTGTGGTGGCCGGATACTCCCTTGGATGCTCGTTCATTGCCCTGTTTGCCCGTGTGGGCGGCGGCATTTACACCAAGGCGGCTGACGTGGGTGCAGACCTGGTGGGCAAGGTCGAAGCCGGTATTCCGGAAGACGACCCGAGAAACCCGGCGGTCATTGCCGACAACGTAGGCGACAACGTGGGCGACATCGCGGGCATGGGCAGTGACCTGTGCGAATCCTATGTCGGTGCCATCGTGTCTTCCATCTCCCTGGGTCTGACCGTGACGCTGTCCGGTGTGGATTATTCCATCCAGGCGGCGATCTTCCCCTTTGCCGTGGCAGGCGTCGGCATCATCGCCGCGATTCTGGCACAGCTGTTTGTCCGGATGAAGCGCTGGGAACAGCCGCAGAAAGCCCTGAACATTGCCACGTACGTGGCCACGGGCATTGTCGTGGTCAGTGGCTTCGTGCTGTCCACCATGTTCTTCGGTGACTTCAAACCCTTCCTCTGCATCACAACCGGTCTAATCGTGGGCATCCTGCTGGGTCAGATCGCGGAATACTACACCTCCGACAGCTACCCGAAGGTCAAGGAAATCGCATCCGAGTCCCAGACCGGACATGCGACCAACATCATCGCGGGCTTCTCCACAGGCATGGAATCCACCCTGCTGACCGTGCTGGTGCTGGTGATCGGCATTGTGCTGTCCTATATGTTCTTCGGCATGTACGGCATCGGCCTGGGTGCAGTCGGCATGCTGTCCACCTGCGGCATCACGGTGTCCGTTGACGCCTATGGCCCCATCGCAGACAACGCCGGCGGCATCGCCGAAATGTCTCACCTGGATCCGCATGTCCGGGAAATCACCGACCACCTGGATTCCGTGGGCAATACCACCGCAGCAATCGGCAAGGGATTCTGCATCGGCTCCGCTGCCTTCACGGCCCTGGCCATGATCGTGGCCTTCGCCAATGCAGCCAGCCTGGAAAGCATTTCCCTGCTGCAGCCGGGTGTTCTGGTGGCGGTGCTCTTCGGAGCGATGCTGCCGTATTTCTTCACGGCATTGACGATCCGGTCCGTGGGCAAGGCGGCCAACCACATGATCAATGAAGTCCGCCGGCAGTTCAAGGAAGATCCGGGGATCCTGGAAGGAACGACCAAACCGGATTACGCAGGCTGTGTGGACATTTCCACCAGAGCCGCATTGAAGGAAATGATCGTGCCTGGCTGCATCGCCATCGTGTCTCCCATTGCCGTGGGCATCCTGCTGGGCTGCCAGGGCCTGGGCGGCATGCTGATGGGAGCCCTGGTGTCCGCCATCATGCTGGCTGTGTTCATGGCCAACTCCGGCGGTGCGTGGGACAACGCCAAGAAGTTCATCGAATCCGGCCAGTTCGGCGGCAAGGGATCCGATGCGCACAAGGCGGCTGTCACCGGCGATACCGTGGGTGACCCCTTCAAGGATACAGCGGGTCCTGCCATGGACATCCTGATCAAGCTGATGTCAGTCATCTCCCTGATGCTGGCACCAGTCCTGGTGCAGATGACACCGATCCTGAATTTCCTGTTTCAGTAA
- the mnmE gene encoding tRNA uridine-5-carboxymethylaminomethyl(34) synthesis GTPase MnmE: protein MLTKTIAAISTALQDGAISIIRLSGPDALAIADSVFSGDVLHQPANTIRYGTILKDGEPLDEVLLSVFRAPHSYSGMDMVEINAHGGVLITRRILQLLLSKGAVLAEPGEFTRQAFLTGRIDLAQAEAVNDMITATSDAGARIAVQGIRGSVRKLLEPLIDDILNIIAQIEVNIDYPEYEDVEELTSETLLPEITRWIDRIGRILERAAFGQQVKKGIDTVILGRPNAGKSSLLNALLEEDKAIVTDIPGTTRDVVEGRVILDGIQLNLLDTAGIRETEDTVEKLGVERSRKAAREADLVILVRDPLATDADLDLPELVEGKQLIEVWNKSDVAPREGLSISAKTGEIEPLLQEIRARFEQGLDTKEALLSSERQIGLLRRAQASMMNAQAVLQDGGLPDMAEIDIQEAHSCLKEILGEVHREDLLDALFSRFCLGK, encoded by the coding sequence ATGCTGACAAAGACCATTGCTGCCATTTCCACCGCCCTGCAGGACGGTGCCATTTCCATCATCCGGCTGTCGGGCCCCGATGCCCTGGCAATAGCCGATTCTGTCTTCTCCGGGGATGTGCTGCACCAGCCGGCCAACACCATCCGCTATGGAACGATCCTGAAAGACGGCGAGCCGCTGGACGAGGTGCTGCTCTCCGTGTTCCGCGCCCCGCACTCCTACTCAGGCATGGACATGGTGGAAATCAACGCCCATGGGGGTGTTCTCATCACACGCCGGATCCTGCAGCTGCTGCTCTCAAAAGGGGCGGTGCTTGCGGAGCCGGGGGAATTCACCCGGCAGGCATTCCTGACCGGCCGCATTGACCTGGCCCAGGCAGAGGCCGTGAACGACATGATCACCGCCACGAGCGATGCCGGTGCCCGGATCGCGGTCCAGGGCATCCGGGGCAGCGTCCGGAAACTGCTGGAGCCGCTGATCGATGACATTCTGAACATCATTGCCCAGATCGAGGTGAATATCGACTATCCGGAATATGAAGACGTTGAAGAGCTGACAAGTGAAACGCTGCTGCCGGAAATCACCCGCTGGATCGACAGGATCGGCCGGATCCTGGAACGGGCGGCGTTCGGGCAGCAGGTGAAAAAAGGAATCGACACGGTGATTCTCGGCCGCCCCAATGCCGGCAAGAGCAGCCTGCTCAATGCCCTGCTGGAGGAAGACAAGGCAATCGTCACCGACATTCCCGGTACCACCCGGGATGTGGTGGAAGGCCGGGTGATCCTGGATGGCATCCAGCTCAACCTGCTGGATACGGCGGGAATCCGGGAAACGGAAGATACCGTGGAAAAACTCGGCGTCGAGCGTTCGCGGAAAGCGGCCAGGGAAGCGGATCTGGTGATCCTGGTCCGGGACCCCCTGGCGACGGATGCAGACCTGGACCTGCCCGAGCTCGTGGAAGGGAAACAGCTGATCGAAGTGTGGAACAAATCCGATGTGGCGCCCCGCGAGGGACTCTCCATTTCGGCGAAAACCGGAGAGATTGAACCGCTGCTGCAGGAAATCCGGGCACGGTTTGAACAGGGTCTGGATACAAAAGAAGCCCTGCTGTCCAGTGAAAGGCAAATAGGTTTACTCCGGCGTGCGCAGGCTTCTATGATGAACGCACAGGCTGTGCTGCAGGATGGCGGACTGCCGGATATGGCGGAAATCGACATCCAGGAAGCCCACAGCTGCCTGAAGGAAATCCTGGGAGAAGTGCATCGCGAGGACCTGCTGGATGCACTGTTTTCCAGATTCTGCCTGGGAAAATAA